Proteins co-encoded in one Kutzneria chonburiensis genomic window:
- a CDS encoding helix-turn-helix transcriptional regulator, whose translation MDDLASFLRTRRSRVDPAAVGISVDRRRRVKGLRREEVAHLSGVSVDYYVRLEQGRATQPSEQVLDALARVLGLDDTERDHLCRLARQRQRRAKTPSGRVRPELLRVLDLVVDAPALIMDHRLDVLAGNRLARLLYGRPLPGLNTARHLFLEEADRGLYATWEHCTLDAVGHLRLAAGKFPDDPRLASLIGELAMGSERFRRLWARAEVSTRSHGPKIYRHPLVGLLELHQENFDLPDASGMELIIQSAVPGSPAEDGLRLLAGLDAGTGDGHPVADAVRGAGR comes from the coding sequence ATGGATGATCTCGCCAGCTTCCTGCGGACCCGGCGCTCCCGGGTCGACCCGGCCGCCGTCGGCATTTCCGTCGACCGGCGCCGTCGGGTCAAGGGGCTGCGCCGCGAGGAGGTCGCGCACCTGTCCGGGGTCAGCGTCGACTACTACGTGCGGCTGGAGCAGGGCCGGGCGACGCAGCCGTCCGAGCAGGTCCTCGACGCGCTGGCCCGCGTGCTCGGCCTCGACGACACCGAGCGCGACCACCTCTGCCGGCTCGCCCGGCAACGCCAGCGGCGGGCCAAGACGCCGAGCGGGCGGGTCCGTCCCGAGCTGCTCCGCGTGCTCGACCTCGTCGTCGACGCACCGGCGCTGATCATGGACCACCGGCTGGACGTGCTGGCCGGCAACCGCCTGGCCCGGCTGCTCTACGGGCGTCCGCTGCCCGGCCTGAACACCGCCCGGCACCTGTTCCTCGAGGAAGCCGATCGTGGCCTGTATGCCACGTGGGAACACTGCACCCTGGACGCCGTCGGGCATCTGCGCCTGGCCGCCGGCAAGTTCCCCGACGATCCCCGCCTGGCCTCGTTGATCGGCGAACTGGCCATGGGCAGCGAGCGTTTCCGCCGGTTGTGGGCCCGGGCCGAGGTCAGCACCCGGTCCCACGGCCCCAAGATCTACCGGCATCCGCTGGTCGGGCTGTTGGAGCTGCACCAGGAGAACTTCGACCTGCCGGACGCGTCCGGGATGGAGCTGATCATCCAGTCGGCCGTCCCCGGCAGCCCCGCCGAGGACGGCCTGCGCCTGCTGGCCGGCCTCGACGCGGGCACCGGGGACGGGCATCCGGTGGCCGACGCGGTCAGGGGCGCCGGTAGGTGA
- a CDS encoding NAD(P)-dependent oxidoreductase, translating to MHPEVRTMGSNRIGWIGAGRMGAELVRRLCAAGYDVAVYNRTRAKAEALTPHGATVVDRPVDLADRDIVFTMVAASADLEDVTTGPGGLLTDTDTVPRILIDSSTVSQEASAAVRVAARKRGAELLAAPVSGNPKVVAAGRLTLAVSGPRPVFDEVEPVLRALGRGVTYVGEDEVARLVKIAHNVFLGVVMQSLAEITVLAEKGGVSRAAFLEFINDSVMGSTFSRYKSPALVNLDFTPTFTMPLLRKDFDLGLAAARSLEAPMPLASATAQLVASAIGAGHTDEDFATLLLEQARRAGIMLEPEHAAVDDGLAADE from the coding sequence TTGCATCCGGAGGTGCGCACGATGGGCAGCAACAGGATCGGCTGGATCGGCGCCGGTCGAATGGGCGCCGAACTGGTCCGGCGACTGTGCGCGGCCGGCTACGACGTCGCGGTGTACAACCGGACCCGGGCCAAGGCGGAGGCGCTGACCCCGCACGGCGCGACCGTCGTCGATCGGCCGGTGGACCTGGCCGACCGGGACATCGTGTTCACCATGGTCGCCGCCTCGGCCGACCTGGAGGACGTGACCACCGGCCCGGGCGGCCTGCTCACCGACACCGATACCGTGCCCCGGATCCTGATCGACTCGTCCACGGTGTCGCAGGAGGCGTCGGCGGCGGTCCGGGTGGCGGCCCGAAAACGCGGCGCGGAGCTGCTGGCCGCGCCGGTCAGCGGCAACCCGAAGGTGGTCGCGGCCGGCAGGCTGACGCTGGCCGTTTCCGGCCCACGGCCGGTGTTCGACGAGGTCGAGCCGGTGCTGCGGGCGCTGGGCCGGGGCGTCACCTACGTCGGCGAGGACGAGGTCGCGCGCCTGGTGAAGATCGCCCACAACGTCTTCCTCGGCGTGGTCATGCAGTCCCTGGCCGAGATCACCGTGCTGGCCGAGAAGGGCGGCGTCAGCCGCGCCGCCTTCCTGGAGTTCATCAACGACTCGGTGATGGGCTCCACCTTCAGCCGCTACAAGTCGCCGGCGCTGGTCAACCTGGACTTCACGCCAACGTTCACGATGCCGTTGCTGCGCAAGGACTTCGACCTCGGCCTGGCCGCCGCCCGCAGTCTGGAGGCGCCGATGCCGCTGGCCTCGGCCACCGCCCAGCTGGTCGCGTCGGCCATCGGGGCCGGCCACACCGACGAGGATTTCGCGACGCTGCTGCTGGAGCAGGCCCGCCGCGCCGGGATCATGCTGGAGCCCGAGCACGCGGCCGTGGACGACGGGCTGGCCGCCGATGAGTGA
- a CDS encoding M24 family metallopeptidase: protein MSERPIPAPGHGAVDFEQRVDFDRLRKHRLARAKESLRGSECGAFLLFDFYNIRYTTQTWIGGALGDKMTRYALLTRDGEPMLWDFGSAAKHHQLYSPWLAKENCRAGMLGLRGAIAPDAGLMRDAVTQIKDLLTQAGVADAPIGVDIVEPPFLFEMQRQGLKVVDAQQLMLDAREIKSVDEITLLSQAAAMVDGVYQDIVEALKPGIRENEIVALANKRLYEMGSDQVEAINAVSGERCNPHPHNFSDRIIRPGDQAFFDIIQSYNGYRTCYYRTFGVGSATASQRDAYTRARQWMDGAIEAVCPGVGTDDIARVWPAATEFGFADEMAAFGLQFGHGLGLGLHERPIISRLNSIAHPVEIRPGMVFALETYCPASDGFSAARIEEEVVVTEAGAQVLTRFPAQELFVANPY from the coding sequence ATGAGTGAGCGGCCGATTCCCGCGCCCGGACACGGTGCCGTCGACTTCGAGCAACGTGTGGATTTCGACCGGCTGCGCAAGCACCGCCTGGCCCGCGCCAAGGAGTCCTTACGGGGCAGCGAATGCGGCGCGTTCCTGCTGTTCGACTTCTACAACATCCGCTACACCACGCAGACCTGGATCGGCGGCGCGCTGGGTGACAAGATGACCCGGTACGCCCTGCTCACGCGCGACGGCGAGCCGATGCTGTGGGACTTCGGCTCCGCCGCGAAGCACCACCAGCTCTATTCTCCCTGGCTGGCCAAGGAAAACTGCCGCGCCGGCATGCTCGGGTTGCGCGGCGCGATCGCCCCCGACGCCGGCCTGATGCGCGACGCCGTCACGCAGATCAAGGACCTGCTCACCCAGGCCGGCGTGGCCGACGCGCCGATAGGCGTGGACATCGTGGAGCCGCCGTTCCTGTTCGAGATGCAGCGCCAGGGCCTGAAAGTCGTTGACGCCCAACAGCTCATGCTGGATGCCCGTGAGATCAAGTCGGTGGACGAGATCACCCTGCTGTCCCAGGCCGCGGCCATGGTCGACGGCGTCTACCAGGACATCGTCGAGGCGCTCAAGCCCGGCATCCGGGAGAACGAGATCGTCGCGCTGGCCAACAAACGCCTCTACGAGATGGGCTCCGACCAGGTCGAGGCGATCAACGCGGTGTCGGGGGAGCGCTGCAACCCGCACCCGCACAACTTCTCCGACCGCATCATCCGGCCGGGCGACCAGGCCTTCTTCGACATCATCCAGTCCTACAACGGATATCGCACGTGCTACTACCGGACGTTCGGCGTCGGCAGCGCCACCGCCTCGCAGCGGGACGCCTACACCCGGGCCCGGCAGTGGATGGATGGCGCGATCGAGGCCGTATGCCCCGGCGTCGGCACCGACGACATCGCCCGGGTCTGGCCGGCGGCAACGGAATTCGGCTTCGCCGACGAGATGGCCGCCTTCGGGCTCCAGTTCGGCCACGGCCTCGGGCTCGGCCTGCACGAGCGGCCGATCATCTCCCGGCTCAACAGCATCGCGCACCCGGTGGAGATCCGGCCCGGCATGGTCTTCGCGCTGGAGACGTACTGCCCGGCCAGCGACGGCTTCTCGGCCGCGCGCATCGAGGAGGAGGTCGTGGTGACCGAAGCCGGCGCTCAGGTGCTGACCCGGTTCCCGGCGCAGGAACTCTTTGTTGCCAATCCTTACTGA
- a CDS encoding ThuA domain-containing protein, with translation MTQLLRAILALLALLPGIVIAPQPHPFTVLAFYTGRPDAAHIAFDNEAAIWFPQAASRYGFSYRQTNDWTQLVDLTKARADVVMFLDDIPTDPAQRAGFQHYVEHGGAYFGFHYSGYNDEDVTWPWFNNTFMGAGKYADNTWSPTTAVLHTDARHPATRRLPTTWTAAVSEWYSWEFDLRKNPDIEVLASVDASSFPVGTDPAQSWYSGYYPILWTNKRYKMLYANFGHNAMNYSANTPLSSTFADPVQDKFIIDGLLWLGGAAPTNASADQIDPNARMRVTNQGSCLDGSTAVARTATCESAAAQRFRFRWLDGPYLRIDNGDRSLGTDGGLARFTGADNQKWQAVFEAGGAWHIVSKVGQKCLTAGAGPLTLATCTGAATQSFTLTRT, from the coding sequence ATGACACAGCTGTTGCGGGCCATCCTGGCGCTGCTCGCCCTGTTACCGGGAATCGTGATCGCGCCGCAGCCGCATCCGTTCACCGTGCTCGCCTTCTACACCGGGCGGCCCGATGCCGCGCACATCGCGTTCGACAACGAGGCGGCGATCTGGTTTCCGCAGGCCGCCAGCCGGTACGGCTTCTCGTACCGGCAGACCAACGACTGGACGCAGCTGGTCGACCTGACCAAGGCGCGCGCCGATGTGGTGATGTTCCTCGACGACATCCCCACCGATCCCGCCCAGCGCGCCGGATTCCAGCACTACGTGGAGCACGGCGGCGCGTACTTCGGCTTCCACTACTCGGGGTACAACGACGAGGACGTCACCTGGCCCTGGTTCAACAACACCTTCATGGGCGCCGGGAAGTACGCCGACAACACCTGGTCGCCGACCACCGCGGTGCTGCACACCGACGCCCGCCATCCGGCCACCCGCCGCCTGCCGACGACGTGGACCGCGGCCGTGAGCGAGTGGTACAGCTGGGAGTTCGACCTGCGCAAGAACCCGGACATCGAGGTGCTGGCCTCGGTCGACGCCTCCAGCTTCCCGGTCGGCACCGACCCGGCACAGTCCTGGTACAGCGGCTACTACCCGATCCTGTGGACGAACAAGCGCTACAAGATGCTGTACGCCAACTTCGGGCACAACGCCATGAACTACTCGGCCAACACGCCGCTGTCGTCGACCTTCGCCGATCCGGTGCAGGACAAGTTCATCATCGACGGCCTGCTCTGGCTCGGCGGCGCCGCGCCGACCAACGCCTCGGCCGACCAGATCGACCCGAACGCCCGGATGCGCGTGACGAACCAGGGCTCGTGCCTGGACGGATCCACCGCCGTCGCTCGGACAGCCACGTGTGAAAGCGCTGCGGCGCAAAGGTTCCGGTTCCGCTGGCTGGACGGCCCCTATCTGCGGATCGACAACGGCGACCGGTCGCTCGGCACGGACGGCGGCCTGGCCCGGTTCACCGGCGCCGACAACCAGAAGTGGCAGGCCGTCTTCGAAGCCGGTGGGGCGTGGCACATCGTGAGCAAGGTCGGGCAGAAGTGCCTGACCGCCGGCGCGGGGCCGCTGACCCTGGCCACCTGCACCGGCGCCGCCACCCAGTCGTTCACCCTCACGCGGACCTGA
- a CDS encoding MFS transporter, with the protein MSSTPDTAALRRPLSRPVATWGLVLMAVSFLINAMDRQVFYPLLPEISGTYHFSLSQGGLLATGFTLGVAVGGLPAGHLVDRVPRKTILVVSILIYSLGTVLTPLAAGFADLALYRLLSGLGEGMQAAALYAAFGAYFHQRRSLAFGVLGVAFGVGVLIGPIIGTGLDQGLSTWRAPFYLFGALGVLVALLILATVHKGLTESSAAAEHATSADLSELPTGPYNRNTMLLALAAVGGGLAFYGFIGLYPTYLRTVLHFSPGQTAIATSLIGAGAAMSLPTGWLGDRIDPRKLLLVTYAGVAVSAYLLFNGPDTAAWHYVFAFVLAGFLAGSMFTNVNSTMNRSVRPAQSGRAAGLFVATYYAAAAVSGFVFAQLVARVSWHGAALWQLTVLPAVMLVPLWFLDSRRILGAPRNRKEMA; encoded by the coding sequence ATGAGCAGCACTCCCGACACGGCGGCCTTACGCAGGCCACTTTCCCGGCCGGTCGCCACCTGGGGCCTGGTGCTGATGGCGGTGTCGTTCCTGATCAACGCGATGGACCGGCAGGTGTTCTATCCGCTGCTGCCGGAGATCAGCGGCACCTACCATTTCTCGCTGTCCCAAGGAGGTCTGCTGGCCACGGGCTTCACACTGGGGGTGGCGGTGGGCGGGCTGCCGGCCGGACACCTGGTGGATCGGGTGCCCCGCAAGACCATCCTGGTGGTCAGCATCCTGATCTACTCGCTGGGCACGGTTCTCACGCCACTGGCCGCCGGATTCGCCGACCTGGCGCTGTATCGGCTGCTGTCGGGCCTCGGCGAAGGCATGCAGGCGGCGGCCCTGTACGCGGCGTTCGGCGCGTACTTCCACCAACGCCGGTCGCTGGCCTTCGGCGTGCTGGGCGTGGCGTTCGGCGTCGGCGTGCTGATCGGACCGATCATCGGCACGGGCCTCGATCAAGGCCTGTCCACCTGGCGAGCGCCGTTCTACCTGTTCGGCGCGCTCGGTGTGCTGGTGGCGCTGCTCATCCTCGCTACTGTCCACAAGGGACTGACGGAGTCCTCGGCGGCGGCCGAGCATGCCACGTCGGCGGATCTCTCCGAGCTGCCAACCGGTCCGTACAACCGGAACACGATGCTGCTGGCGCTGGCAGCGGTCGGCGGCGGCCTGGCCTTCTACGGCTTCATCGGCCTCTACCCGACCTACCTGCGCACGGTGCTGCACTTCAGCCCCGGGCAGACGGCCATTGCCACCAGCCTGATCGGGGCCGGCGCGGCCATGTCGCTGCCCACGGGCTGGCTGGGCGACCGGATCGATCCCCGCAAGCTGCTGCTCGTGACCTACGCGGGCGTGGCGGTGTCGGCGTACCTGCTGTTCAACGGTCCGGACACGGCGGCATGGCACTACGTCTTCGCCTTCGTGCTGGCCGGTTTCCTGGCCGGCTCGATGTTCACCAACGTCAACAGCACCATGAACCGATCGGTCCGCCCGGCCCAGTCCGGCCGGGCCGCCGGCCTGTTCGTCGCGACCTACTACGCCGCCGCCGCAGTCTCCGGCTTCGTCTTCGCGCAGCTGGTCGCCCGGGTCAGCTGGCACGGCGCCGCGTTGTGGCAGCTCACCGTGCTGCCGGCGGTGATGCTGGTGCCGCTGTGGTTCCTGGATTCGCGCCGGATACTCGGCGCACCGCGCAATCGGAAGGAAATGGCATGA
- a CDS encoding RNA polymerase subunit sigma-70 — protein sequence MAADLIAQAQAGDAEAFAAVIQPYRAELRVHCYRMLGSLQDAEDALQESLLAAWQGIGGFEARASIRTWLYRIATNRCLNASRSVARREWNIPHVTAPEPSRLGEIVWLQPYPDVLLGPEASYEQRESISLAFVTALQTLPPRQVAVLVLRDVLGFRAAEVAEMLDSSLDSVNSALKRARAALHRRRSDPLPTTDSAVENAVVARFVQAWESLDIDALVDLLTDDVFVSMPPVPFEYEGRDLVRQFCAAIFQAGRRFELVATRANGQPAFGAYLRGPNGISHGTGVYVLTLAGDRISAMSRFENSVLPWFGLPRSLPSRG from the coding sequence ATGGCGGCAGATCTGATTGCGCAGGCGCAGGCCGGCGACGCGGAGGCGTTCGCGGCGGTGATCCAGCCGTACCGGGCCGAGCTGCGCGTGCACTGCTACCGGATGCTCGGCTCGCTCCAGGACGCCGAGGACGCCTTGCAGGAGTCGCTGCTGGCCGCGTGGCAGGGGATCGGCGGGTTCGAGGCGCGGGCGTCGATCCGTACCTGGCTGTACCGGATCGCCACCAACCGCTGCCTGAACGCCAGCCGCTCCGTCGCACGGCGCGAGTGGAACATCCCGCACGTCACCGCGCCGGAGCCGTCCCGGCTGGGCGAGATCGTCTGGCTCCAGCCGTATCCGGATGTGCTGCTCGGTCCCGAGGCCAGTTACGAGCAGCGGGAGTCGATCTCGCTGGCCTTCGTCACCGCCTTGCAGACCTTGCCGCCGCGGCAGGTCGCCGTGCTCGTGCTGCGGGACGTGCTCGGGTTCCGCGCCGCTGAGGTGGCCGAGATGCTCGATTCGAGCCTCGACTCCGTCAACAGCGCCCTCAAGCGGGCCCGCGCCGCACTGCACCGCCGTCGGTCCGATCCGTTGCCGACGACCGATTCCGCCGTCGAGAACGCCGTTGTCGCACGATTCGTGCAGGCCTGGGAGTCGCTCGACATCGACGCGTTGGTGGACCTGCTGACCGACGACGTGTTCGTGTCGATGCCGCCCGTGCCGTTCGAATACGAGGGTCGTGACCTCGTCCGTCAGTTCTGCGCGGCCATTTTCCAGGCCGGCCGCCGGTTCGAGCTCGTGGCCACCCGGGCCAACGGCCAGCCCGCGTTCGGGGCGTATCTGCGCGGGCCCAACGGCATCAGCCACGGCACCGGCGTCTATGTCCTCACCCTGGCCGGCGACCGCATCAGCGCCATGAGCCGGTTCGAGAACTCCGTGCTGCCGTGGTTCGGGCTGCCCCGCTCGCTGCCGAGCCGCGGGTAG
- a CDS encoding amidohydrolase family protein, with protein sequence MRTLLTGGSVVAKGRPELRDGGDVLVDGTDIAALGPAGSLATELVDRVVDTAGGIVVPGLVNTHQHDWYLYGKGLGGDMLLERWITDCLFPLKARLDTDDLRVASELAALDMLRGGTTSSVNHLVTETTPEQDKAILGPVADVGVRQFFAKVIRPADHARRYEGAREAFETWDGAAGGRIRVGFVLEATAHWVAMGTCSEEMVLGGHALAVEKDTFVTSHIAGGTMSRESGYLKFVLETGRTDPQFLHRLGVLDHRWILAHTINPRDNDLDLIAAAGATVAHTPSSESARGAGITPVKRMLDNGIRVSIGTDGPMVDLTNDMVEQLKWTRLLQNQLHHTPSSIDLDKLITMATEDGARAVGAADRIGTIEVGKAADIAVFDLTTLHSGPAVHRPLSTFVHAARGTDARHVMVDGELLLEDGHFTRATELHVAALMREAGERGRALARRAGLLPA encoded by the coding sequence ATGAGGACGTTGCTCACCGGCGGAAGCGTCGTCGCCAAGGGGCGTCCCGAGCTGCGTGACGGCGGTGACGTCCTGGTCGACGGCACCGACATCGCGGCGCTCGGCCCGGCCGGCTCGCTCGCCACCGAGCTGGTCGACCGGGTCGTCGACACCGCCGGCGGCATCGTCGTGCCCGGGCTGGTCAACACCCACCAGCACGACTGGTACCTGTACGGCAAGGGCCTCGGCGGCGACATGCTGCTGGAGCGGTGGATCACCGACTGCCTGTTCCCGCTCAAGGCCCGGCTCGACACCGACGACCTGCGGGTGGCCAGCGAACTGGCCGCGCTGGACATGCTGCGCGGCGGCACCACCAGCTCGGTCAACCACCTGGTCACCGAGACCACGCCCGAGCAGGACAAGGCCATTCTCGGGCCGGTCGCCGACGTCGGCGTGCGGCAGTTCTTCGCCAAGGTCATCCGCCCCGCCGACCACGCCCGCCGCTACGAAGGCGCGCGCGAGGCCTTCGAGACGTGGGACGGGGCGGCCGGCGGCCGGATTCGGGTCGGCTTCGTGCTGGAGGCCACCGCGCACTGGGTGGCGATGGGCACCTGCTCCGAGGAGATGGTGCTCGGCGGACACGCGTTGGCCGTGGAGAAGGACACGTTCGTCACGTCGCACATCGCCGGCGGCACCATGTCGCGGGAGAGCGGTTACCTGAAGTTCGTGCTGGAGACCGGCCGGACCGATCCCCAGTTCCTGCACCGCCTCGGCGTCCTCGACCACCGCTGGATCCTGGCCCACACCATCAATCCCCGGGACAACGACCTCGACCTCATCGCCGCCGCCGGCGCCACCGTCGCCCACACGCCCAGCTCCGAGTCCGCCCGCGGCGCCGGCATCACGCCGGTGAAACGCATGCTGGACAACGGGATCCGGGTCAGCATCGGCACCGACGGGCCGATGGTCGACCTCACCAACGACATGGTCGAGCAGCTCAAGTGGACCCGGCTGCTGCAGAACCAGCTGCACCACACGCCGTCGTCCATCGACCTGGACAAGCTGATCACCATGGCCACCGAGGACGGCGCCCGTGCCGTCGGGGCGGCCGACCGCATCGGCACGATCGAGGTCGGCAAGGCCGCCGACATCGCCGTTTTCGACCTCACCACACTCCACAGTGGACCTGCCGTGCACCGTCCACTGTCGACTTTCGTGCACGCCGCCCGCGGCACCGATGCTCGGCACGTCATGGTCGACGGCGAGCTTCTCTTGGAAGACGGCCACTTCACCCGGGCCACCGAGCTCCACGTCGCCGCCCTCATGCGCGAGGCCGGCGAACGCGGCCGCGCCCTGGCTCGCCGCGCCGGACTGCTCCCCGCCTGA
- a CDS encoding cation transporter, giving the protein MPNLEHDTRRRLLRRGFALEYATLAWNVVGIVVLAIAAIGARSVALAGFGLDSLIEIGASTVVIWELSGTGEARQRRALRLIGGAFALLAGYLAVQSTVVLVGGYRPEPSTGGIIWTAVTAVVMFGLAAGKARTGAALGNPVLRTEGRVTLVDGLLAVAVLAGLVLNAAAGLWWADPVAGYVLLAYAAREVYVIFIGDHGVNPD; this is encoded by the coding sequence GTGCCGAACCTCGAACACGACACCCGTCGGCGGCTGCTGCGCCGCGGGTTTGCGCTGGAGTACGCGACCCTGGCCTGGAACGTGGTCGGGATCGTGGTGCTGGCCATTGCGGCGATCGGTGCGAGGTCGGTGGCGCTGGCGGGGTTCGGGCTGGACTCGCTGATCGAGATCGGGGCCTCGACGGTGGTGATCTGGGAGCTGTCGGGCACGGGCGAAGCCCGGCAGAGGCGGGCGCTGCGGCTCATCGGGGGCGCGTTTGCGCTGCTGGCCGGCTATCTGGCGGTGCAGTCGACGGTGGTGCTGGTCGGCGGCTATCGCCCGGAGCCGAGCACCGGCGGGATCATCTGGACGGCGGTCACGGCGGTGGTGATGTTCGGGCTGGCGGCGGGCAAAGCCCGTACCGGTGCGGCGCTGGGGAACCCGGTGCTGCGCACGGAAGGCCGGGTGACGCTGGTCGACGGGCTGCTGGCGGTGGCGGTGCTGGCCGGACTGGTCCTCAACGCGGCGGCCGGGCTGTGGTGGGCCGACCCGGTCGCGGGGTACGTGCTGCTGGCCTACGCGGCCCGCGAGGTGTACGTGATCTTCATCGGCGACCACGGAGTCAACCCGGATTGA
- a CDS encoding dihydrofolate reductase family protein — protein sequence MGSIVVFENVSLDGVTQDPTGEDGFTAVDWRDQLSPADREVWAGLVLDDVLGASALLIGRRSYEYFAGRYPARTGPMADRMNSLPKHVVSTTLTDPTWHNSTVLAGDIVPAVTKLKETVDGELRVYASSRLVPLLLAHDLVDEIRLVVFPLAMGAGYSIFDQADARPLHPRLLSLVEARTVGENLLHLTYRRP from the coding sequence ATGGGCTCGATCGTGGTATTCGAGAACGTCTCGCTGGACGGCGTCACGCAGGACCCGACCGGCGAGGACGGCTTCACCGCCGTCGACTGGCGTGACCAGCTCTCCCCCGCCGACCGCGAGGTCTGGGCCGGCCTCGTGCTGGATGACGTGCTGGGCGCGTCCGCGCTCCTCATCGGCCGCCGCAGCTACGAGTACTTCGCCGGCCGATACCCGGCCCGGACCGGCCCGATGGCCGACCGGATGAACAGCCTGCCCAAGCACGTCGTGTCCACCACGCTCACCGACCCGACCTGGCACAACTCGACCGTGCTGGCCGGTGACATCGTGCCGGCCGTCACCAAGCTGAAGGAGACCGTCGACGGCGAACTCCGCGTCTATGCCAGCTCGCGACTGGTGCCGCTGCTGCTGGCCCACGATCTCGTGGACGAGATCCGGCTGGTCGTCTTCCCGCTCGCGATGGGCGCGGGCTACAGCATCTTCGACCAGGCCGACGCCCGACCGCTGCACCCGAGGCTGCTCAGCCTGGTCGAGGCACGGACCGTCGGTGAGAACCTGCTCCACCTCACCTACCGGCGCCCCTGA
- a CDS encoding ABC transporter substrate-binding protein, protein MRTIRLGTFSPSVLLDVAAEALAAAGLTVVESPATSSAQQFTDLFTGRLDAAFTNPDNVLAYRLVPDNPLGRTGDVRILGAIDRGLGLGLFTGPAGLRRSLGVDVAGSGFAFIGYELLARTGLLRDVDYQVSPLGSTPRRARALIAGEIDCTVLNAGNDLVAEEQGAVRVASVTEIGPYVGTVLAATADSLARNGDALSTLLDVIAATVETIRSHPAVATAAITQRLGLTGPTAARHLAVLTDPLQGLISGGTLDQDDLRTIVSLRNRHARSTTTLTVADTLASGLLNPG, encoded by the coding sequence GTGCGTACCATCCGGCTCGGCACGTTCAGCCCGTCCGTCCTGCTCGATGTCGCCGCCGAGGCGCTGGCGGCCGCCGGGCTCACCGTCGTCGAATCCCCGGCCACCTCGTCGGCGCAGCAGTTCACCGACCTGTTCACCGGCCGGCTCGACGCCGCGTTCACCAATCCCGACAACGTGCTGGCCTACCGCCTCGTGCCGGACAATCCACTCGGCCGCACCGGCGACGTCCGCATCCTCGGCGCGATCGACCGTGGTCTCGGATTGGGGTTGTTCACCGGCCCCGCCGGCCTCCGCCGCTCCCTCGGCGTCGATGTCGCCGGCTCCGGCTTCGCTTTCATCGGCTACGAGCTGCTCGCCCGGACCGGCCTGCTCCGCGACGTCGACTACCAGGTCTCCCCGTTGGGCTCCACCCCGCGCCGGGCCCGGGCGCTCATTGCCGGCGAGATCGACTGCACCGTGCTCAACGCCGGCAACGACCTCGTCGCCGAGGAGCAGGGCGCCGTGCGGGTCGCTTCCGTCACCGAGATCGGTCCTTACGTCGGCACCGTGCTCGCCGCCACCGCCGACTCCTTGGCCCGCAACGGCGACGCGTTGTCCACCTTGCTCGACGTCATCGCCGCCACGGTCGAGACGATCCGCTCACACCCCGCCGTCGCCACCGCCGCCATCACCCAGCGCCTCGGCCTCACCGGCCCTACCGCCGCCCGCCACCTCGCCGTCCTCACCGATCCGTTGCAGGGCCTCATTTCCGGCGGCACCCTCGACCAGGACGACCTGCGCACCATCGTCTCCCTGCGCAACCGCCACGCCCGCAGCACCACTACCCTCACCGTTGCCGACACCCTCGCCAGCGGCCTGCTCAATCCGGGTTGA
- a CDS encoding NAD(P)H-dependent oxidoreductase — MKTLIVHAHPEPTSLNGSLTSLAVSTLEGAGHEVRVSDLHAMNWKAVVGAEDYGPHASTPLDVVRDSGRAFDAGTLTADVLAEQEKLLWADTVIFQFPLWWYAMPAILKGWFDRVFTYRFAYGVGEHNATQYGERFGEGTLAGRRALLSVTTGGPEAHYAARGINGPIDDLLFPIQHGILYYPGLEVLPPFVVFGADRMPREDYPDVAKAWEQRLRTLATTEPIPFRRQNFGDYEIPSLALKEGLEPLGRSGFGLHVRSA; from the coding sequence ATGAAGACACTGATCGTGCACGCCCACCCGGAACCGACTTCGCTCAACGGCTCGCTGACCAGCCTCGCTGTGTCCACTTTGGAGGGTGCGGGGCATGAGGTGCGGGTGAGCGACCTGCACGCCATGAACTGGAAAGCGGTCGTCGGCGCCGAGGACTACGGCCCGCACGCCTCGACGCCGCTGGACGTCGTCCGCGACTCGGGCCGGGCCTTCGACGCCGGGACGCTGACCGCGGATGTGCTGGCAGAGCAGGAAAAACTGCTTTGGGCCGACACCGTGATCTTCCAGTTCCCGTTGTGGTGGTACGCGATGCCGGCCATCCTCAAGGGCTGGTTCGACCGCGTGTTCACCTACCGCTTCGCCTACGGCGTCGGCGAGCACAACGCCACGCAGTACGGCGAGCGTTTCGGCGAGGGCACGCTGGCCGGGCGCCGGGCGCTGCTGTCGGTGACCACCGGCGGACCGGAGGCGCACTACGCGGCCCGCGGCATCAACGGCCCGATCGACGACCTGCTTTTCCCAATCCAGCACGGGATCCTCTACTACCCCGGTCTCGAGGTGCTGCCGCCGTTCGTGGTGTTCGGCGCCGACCGGATGCCGCGCGAGGACTACCCGGACGTCGCCAAGGCGTGGGAGCAGCGGCTCCGCACCCTGGCGACGACCGAGCCGATCCCGTTCCGCCGACAGAACTTCGGCGACTACGAGATCCCGTCGCTAGCGCTGAAGGAAGGACTGGAGCCCTTGGGCCGCAGCGGTTTCGGCCTGCACGTCAGGTCCGCGTGA